The Triticum aestivum cultivar Chinese Spring chromosome 7B, IWGSC CS RefSeq v2.1, whole genome shotgun sequence genome window below encodes:
- the LOC123159309 gene encoding acyl transferase 10: MGVFAVTKVSEGPVRPSAATPSETLPLAWVDRYPTHRGLVESVHVYRDAMTGTGDAGAEEKKRKPPAAVVRGALADALVHYYPFAGRIVEGEDTCRPAVLCSAEGVYFVEATANCTLADVNFLERPLLLGKDQLVPYPTPELWAVEPQNSLAMIQVTTFTCGGFVIGLRTNHAVADGTGAAQFLNAVGDLARGLPEPRVKPVWGRDRFPDPHIKPGPLPELPVLALEYIAFDFPVAYLDKIKSQYSEFTGGKHCSGFDIVIAKLWQCRTRAIGPVVVPGADVKLCFFASARHVLKLEPGYWGNAIFPVKVSAPAEMVAGSSVVEIVGVVREAKRRMAEECLSWAECRTGGRDPFQMTFDYESVYVSDWSKLGFSDVDYGYGTPMTAGPLVNCDLIASVIVMKAPAPLAGTRLLASCVTKEHADDFAGLMREDLG; the protein is encoded by the exons ATGGGTGTCTTCGCCGTGACCAAGGTGTCCGAGGGTCCCGTCCGGCCATCCGCCGCGACGCCGTCGGAGACGCTGCCACTCGCGTGGGTTGACCGGTACCCGACGCACCGCGGCCTGGTCGAGTCCGTGCACGTGTACCGCGACGCCATGACCGGGACGGGGGACGCCGGcgcagaagagaagaagaggaagccccCGGCGGCCGTCGTGCGCGGCGCGCTCGCGGACGCGCTGGTGCACTACTACCCTTTCGCGGGCCGAATCGTGGAAGGCGAGGACACGTGCCGCCCCGCCGTGCTGTGCTCCGCCGAGGGCGTCTACTTCGTCGAGGCCACCGCGAACTGCACGCTCGCCGACGTCAACTTCCTGGAGCGGCCGCTGCTGCTCGGCAAGGACCAGCTCGTGCCGTACCCGACGCCGGAGCTCTGGGCCGTCGAGCCGCAAAACAGCCTTGCCATGATACAG GTCACGACGTTTACCTGCGGCGGCTTCGTGATCGGCCTGCGCACCAACCACGCGGTAGCCGACGGCACGGGCGCTGCCCAGTTCCTGAACGCCGTCGGCGACCTTGCCCGAGGTCTCCCGGAGCCCCGCGTCAAGCCGGTCTGGGGGCGCGACCGCTTCCCTGACCCGCACATCAAGCCTGGCCCGCTCCCGGAGCTGCCGGTGCTGGCCCTCGAGTACATCGCGTTCGACTTCCCGGTCGCCTACCTCGACAAGATCAAGTCGCAGTACTCCGAGTTCACCGGCGGCAAGCACTGCTCCGGCTTCGACATCGTCATCGCCAAGCTCTGGCAGTGCCGGACGCGGGCCATCGGCCCGGTCGTCGTCCCGGGCGCGGACGTCAAGCTCTGCTTCTTCGCCAGCGCCCGCCACGTGCTAAAGCTGGAGCCAGGATACTGGGGCAACGCCATCTTCCCGGTGAAGGTGTCAGCGCCGGCGGAGATGGTCGCCGGCTCGTCGGTGGTCGAGATTGTCGGGGTGGTCCGCGAAGCCAAGCGGCGCATGGCGGAGGAATGTCTGAGCTGGGCCGAGTGCCGCACCGGCGGCCGCGACCCGTTCCAGATGACGTTCGACTACGAGTCGGTGTACGTGTCGGACTGGAGTAAGCTCGGGTTCTCGGACGTGGACTACGGGTACGGCACGCCCATGACGGCCGGCCCGCTGGTGAACTGCGACCTCATCGCATCAGTCATCGTCATGAAGGCGCCGGCGCCGCTCGCCGGCACGCGGCTGCTCGCGAGCTGCGTCACCAAGGAACACGCCGACGACTTCGCTGGTCTGATGAGGGAGGACCTCGGATGA